The proteins below come from a single Chryseobacterium bernardetii genomic window:
- a CDS encoding carboxypeptidase-like regulatory domain-containing protein yields the protein MSINSNASQTLFRFATMRNAELPNPKDLNKRFIFRDPKLKSSSVFDFNLATERTLSAICSKIDSHSIPLDIYTEANLKVLFGNFYETMVWVARNKATASKTDFDSKINTCKSAYGTVAIDVILWDNLVYQVVTQKDFYAKEFIMQLLHLSHILNFYDGKDETYQNIINAKVVLPKELFKTDVGSAANGTTSRIVESSSNTLYNEKNMKFAEANFNLQANQVLTASLEKLAKAYQKEYQQSYNDAQARYQASIKPIQTEYQAQVSETENRKSIIENRIKYITDLSISDPELFARNTELKDELYKLKEELLGLYIPVPSLPEFSFTFRNEIDGTALESALNGENKAALNRIFETASLSEALKGISTFSELLQAVARNNQLLQQQVLDNTQLNPEVSASVGGVLVPVADSLNKNGFVPYSVKTYNRGYSDWFIMLTVDNYTHTIVSGTYKVTINGTEISSSNIFQVVNGINYLFYNGTGIPASQTLNTGGFVLQGEVVLDDGKTYILNVTLSRDPSDIDRILKQAVFKGSAAFAPVEKPVDPEIPLTPVNPGAFIPSGFGMKNIGVADYLKVEQSLQGYVEGEVAHIENVMARERREKSTKKTSRSEITSMESSDTEKEQLRDTSSTDRFELQSEISKALQDIKDANISAYVNGHNTYPSGSINYGVAGGFSTHNSKEENTRQAMTQAKEITQKATDRVVTKVHKERTEKMIEEFEESNIHEFDNRKGDKHVVGVYRWVDKVYKNQIYNYGKRMMFEFMIPEPAKLHSLGMKISKNAENMLIKPVDPRTSSINKMENYMALDGTSGDVILKYWSGVYNVEVDSIPAGKIYLSKGFSYGKDLVPEGASNSNTSAVGLQKDLEIPEGYVTTEYTINYGGKQYTGALLNVSIGDKKVITDSSAPGNFNTSGYLVGITNLLPISISTDRFYSFEANVTITCELNREGKIKYLQKVFNKIIAAYEKAKTQYEQDLAAIQAQGVQIKGSNPGFYRQIENTILRRNCISYMINQDPSAALTFGKNKYYKTDSAEESFLNTEVKLDSTLDSYTAFVKFMEQAFEWEIMSYYFYPYYWGNRNNWDKMYQFDDNDPTFRAFMQSGMARVIVTVRPGFEEAVRHYLATGQIWNTGEVPVIDDPLFLSIVEEMRKTEGEKYGKAWATRLPTALTILQAQSIGLNVTKALPFDDNLSDYEDPTKVPQSSQIVPVDAQMGGGETQTFGNLRGFIEGAGGKTAKIVLKREDGSTYTFTFSNVEGDWLIERIPVGKYELNIDANNVFPETQFAVDGYKNSEVVISENSTTDVFIALHKL from the coding sequence ATGTCAATAAATAGCAATGCGTCACAGACGCTTTTCAGATTCGCTACGATGCGTAATGCTGAACTTCCCAATCCTAAAGACCTGAATAAAAGATTTATTTTCAGAGATCCCAAGCTAAAATCTTCAAGTGTTTTTGATTTTAATTTAGCTACTGAGAGGACACTCTCAGCTATCTGTTCCAAAATTGACAGTCATTCTATTCCATTGGATATATATACAGAAGCCAACTTAAAAGTACTGTTTGGAAACTTTTATGAAACTATGGTATGGGTAGCCAGGAATAAAGCCACAGCCTCCAAAACAGATTTTGACAGTAAAATTAATACCTGTAAATCAGCATATGGTACTGTTGCAATAGACGTTATACTATGGGATAACCTGGTTTACCAGGTTGTTACCCAAAAAGATTTCTATGCTAAGGAATTCATCATGCAGTTATTACACCTATCTCATATTCTTAACTTCTATGACGGAAAAGATGAGACTTATCAAAATATCATTAATGCTAAAGTAGTACTTCCAAAAGAATTATTCAAAACAGATGTTGGTTCTGCAGCAAATGGCACTACGTCCAGAATTGTAGAGAGCAGCTCAAATACACTCTACAATGAAAAGAACATGAAATTTGCAGAGGCAAATTTCAACCTACAGGCCAATCAGGTATTAACTGCTTCATTAGAGAAATTAGCAAAAGCTTACCAGAAAGAATACCAGCAATCCTATAATGATGCCCAGGCCCGTTACCAGGCTAGTATAAAACCAATTCAGACAGAATATCAGGCTCAGGTATCAGAGACAGAAAACCGGAAATCCATCATTGAAAACAGAATTAAGTATATTACTGACCTAAGTATTTCAGACCCTGAATTATTTGCAAGGAATACCGAGCTGAAAGATGAATTATATAAATTAAAAGAAGAGCTTTTAGGACTTTATATTCCTGTTCCTTCGCTTCCTGAATTCAGTTTTACTTTTAGAAATGAAATTGATGGCACAGCATTAGAAAGTGCTTTGAACGGGGAAAATAAAGCGGCATTAAACAGAATCTTTGAAACTGCTTCACTAAGTGAAGCCTTAAAGGGAATTTCTACTTTTTCAGAGTTGCTGCAGGCTGTTGCCAGAAATAATCAACTCTTACAACAACAGGTATTAGACAATACACAGCTTAATCCTGAGGTTTCTGCCTCAGTGGGCGGAGTCCTAGTCCCTGTTGCAGATTCTTTAAACAAAAACGGGTTTGTTCCTTATAGCGTAAAAACTTATAACAGGGGATATTCAGACTGGTTTATCATGTTAACAGTTGATAATTATACCCATACTATCGTGTCCGGAACGTATAAAGTTACGATCAACGGAACGGAAATTTCGTCTTCCAATATATTCCAGGTTGTCAATGGGATCAACTACCTTTTTTATAATGGTACAGGCATTCCTGCTTCTCAGACCCTAAATACAGGAGGTTTTGTTTTACAGGGAGAGGTGGTTTTAGATGATGGAAAAACGTATATTCTGAATGTAACACTATCCAGAGACCCTTCTGATATTGACAGAATTCTGAAACAAGCTGTTTTTAAAGGAAGTGCCGCCTTTGCACCTGTAGAAAAGCCTGTAGATCCAGAGATCCCTCTTACCCCTGTCAACCCGGGAGCATTCATCCCGTCGGGATTTGGGATGAAAAATATCGGGGTAGCAGATTATCTTAAAGTAGAGCAATCGCTGCAAGGCTATGTAGAGGGAGAGGTAGCCCACATCGAAAACGTTATGGCAAGGGAGCGCAGAGAAAAATCTACCAAGAAAACTTCCAGAAGTGAAATTACCAGTATGGAATCCTCAGATACGGAGAAAGAACAGCTGCGGGACACCTCTTCTACTGATCGTTTTGAGCTTCAAAGCGAAATCTCAAAAGCTTTACAGGATATAAAGGATGCTAATATTTCTGCTTATGTAAACGGTCATAATACATATCCTAGCGGCTCTATTAATTATGGTGTTGCAGGCGGGTTCTCGACGCATAATTCCAAAGAAGAGAATACCCGTCAGGCCATGACCCAAGCAAAAGAAATTACCCAAAAAGCTACTGACAGAGTTGTTACCAAAGTACATAAAGAACGTACTGAGAAAATGATTGAAGAGTTTGAAGAGAGCAACATCCATGAGTTTGACAACAGAAAAGGAGACAAACATGTTGTGGGTGTTTATCGCTGGGTCGATAAGGTCTATAAAAACCAGATCTACAACTATGGCAAACGAATGATGTTTGAATTTATGATTCCTGAACCGGCAAAACTGCATAGCCTGGGAATGAAAATTTCTAAAAATGCAGAGAATATGCTTATAAAGCCTGTAGACCCGAGAACATCATCTATAAACAAAATGGAAAACTATATGGCTTTGGACGGAACGTCAGGAGATGTCATCCTTAAATATTGGTCCGGGGTTTACAATGTAGAAGTAGATTCCATTCCTGCCGGTAAAATATATTTATCTAAAGGGTTCTCATACGGAAAAGATTTGGTTCCGGAAGGAGCGTCTAATTCAAACACCAGTGCGGTAGGCTTACAAAAAGATCTGGAAATTCCTGAAGGATATGTTACAACAGAATATACCATTAATTATGGTGGAAAACAATACACAGGAGCACTATTAAACGTAAGTATCGGAGACAAAAAAGTAATTACAGACAGCAGTGCTCCGGGGAACTTTAATACTTCAGGCTATTTAGTAGGTATTACCAATTTATTACCTATAAGTATTTCAACGGATAGGTTCTATTCTTTTGAAGCTAACGTTACTATTACCTGTGAATTAAACAGAGAAGGAAAAATTAAATATTTGCAAAAGGTTTTCAACAAAATCATTGCTGCCTACGAAAAAGCGAAAACCCAATACGAGCAGGATCTTGCGGCTATACAGGCTCAGGGAGTACAGATCAAAGGTTCTAATCCGGGATTCTACAGACAGATAGAAAATACGATTTTGAGAAGAAACTGTATTTCTTATATGATAAACCAGGATCCTTCGGCAGCACTTACTTTTGGGAAAAATAAATATTATAAAACAGATTCCGCAGAGGAGAGCTTCCTCAATACAGAGGTAAAGCTGGATTCCACTTTGGACAGCTATACTGCTTTTGTGAAGTTTATGGAACAGGCTTTCGAATGGGAAATCATGAGTTATTATTTCTATCCGTACTATTGGGGAAACAGGAATAACTGGGATAAGATGTACCAGTTTGATGATAATGATCCTACGTTCAGGGCATTTATGCAGTCGGGAATGGCAAGGGTAATTGTCACTGTAAGACCAGGCTTTGAAGAAGCCGTAAGGCATTACCTGGCCACAGGGCAGATCTGGAATACAGGAGAAGTTCCTGTAATTGATGATCCTTTATTCTTATCCATTGTAGAAGAAATGCGTAAAACGGAAGGCGAGAAATATGGTAAGGCATGGGCGACAAGGTTGCCAACAGCTCTTACTATTCTTCAGGCGCAGTCTATTGGTCTGAATGTGACAAAAGCGCTTCCGTTTGATGATAACCTTTCGGATTATGAAGACCCTACAAAAGTTCCGCAATCTTCGCAGATTGTACCTGTTGACGCTCAAATGGGAGGAGGGGAAACCCAGACGTTTGGAAACCTGAGAGGGTTTATTGAAGGTGCTGGAGGAAAGACCGCTAAAATTGTACTGAAACGGGAGGATGGAAGTACCTATACTTTTACTTTTTCTAACGTAGAAGGAGATTGGCTCATAGAAAGAATCCCTGTTGGGAAATATGAGCTGAATATAGATGCCAACAATGTTTTCCCTGAAACTCAATTTGCCGTTGATGGATATAAAAACAGTGAAGTGGTAATCTCTGAAAACAGTACCACTGATGTATTCATTGCACTTCATAAACTTTAA